A genomic stretch from Terriglobia bacterium includes:
- the hisS gene encoding histidine--tRNA ligase produces the protein MIKSVRGTRDLLPPETALWNFVEATARDVFRDYNFQEIRTPVFEDLALFQRSVGEETDIVSKEMFAWQDRGRAESDKGQWLALRPENTAGVVRAYIEHKLWERPGVQKLFYIGPQFRRERPQKGRYRQFYQIGAEAIGPPAAGSESPARDAEVLEMLATLLDRLGIQGWTLQLNTVGCANDRPRYHEALRAALAPVVARMCDDCQRRAVTNPLRVFDCKVPADQPIIAKLPSIADYLDDSCRTHFAEVQRILAALNVPFVLNDRLVRGLDYYEKTAFEFTHGSLGAQNAILGGGRYDGLSETLGGPRAPGIGFAIGEDRLILSLKESAEALAKKPDAYLAPLGPGMNAEAAKLARDLRRHDLIIELGDESFRLKKSLETASKIGARYAVIVGENEVKADAFALKKLSTGEQVTVPRTELPGRIQR, from the coding sequence ATGATTAAGTCTGTCCGAGGAACCCGCGACCTGCTACCGCCGGAGACGGCGCTGTGGAACTTTGTCGAGGCCACCGCCCGCGACGTCTTCCGCGATTACAACTTCCAGGAAATCCGCACCCCCGTTTTCGAGGACCTCGCGCTGTTCCAGCGCTCCGTGGGCGAAGAAACCGACATCGTATCGAAAGAGATGTTTGCCTGGCAGGACCGCGGCCGCGCCGAGAGCGACAAAGGCCAGTGGCTGGCGCTTCGCCCCGAAAACACCGCCGGCGTTGTTCGCGCCTACATCGAGCACAAGCTGTGGGAACGTCCCGGGGTGCAGAAGCTGTTCTACATCGGACCGCAATTCCGCCGCGAGCGTCCGCAGAAGGGCCGCTATCGCCAGTTCTACCAGATCGGCGCCGAGGCCATCGGCCCGCCCGCCGCCGGCAGCGAGTCCCCCGCCCGCGACGCCGAAGTGCTGGAAATGTTGGCCACGCTGCTCGACCGCCTCGGCATCCAGGGCTGGACGCTGCAGTTGAATACCGTGGGCTGCGCCAACGACCGCCCACGCTACCACGAAGCTCTGCGGGCCGCGCTCGCGCCCGTGGTCGCCCGCATGTGCGACGACTGCCAGCGCCGTGCCGTCACCAACCCGCTGCGCGTCTTCGACTGCAAAGTCCCCGCAGACCAGCCCATCATCGCCAAGCTTCCCAGCATCGCCGACTATCTCGACGACTCCTGCCGCACGCATTTTGCCGAAGTGCAGCGCATTCTCGCCGCCCTCAACGTTCCTTTTGTGCTGAACGATCGGCTGGTCCGCGGCCTGGACTACTACGAGAAAACCGCTTTCGAGTTCACGCATGGGTCGCTGGGAGCGCAGAACGCGATCCTGGGCGGCGGGAGGTATGACGGGTTGTCGGAAACGCTGGGCGGGCCGAGGGCGCCGGGGATCGGGTTCGCGATCGGCGAGGACCGGCTGATTCTCTCCTTGAAGGAATCCGCCGAGGCGCTGGCCAAGAAGCCGGACGCTTACCTCGCTCCATTGGGTCCGGGTATGAATGCCGAAGCGGCGAAGTTGGCGCGCGATTTGCGGCGTCACGACCTGATTATCGAACTCGGCGACGAAAGCTTCCGCCTGAAGAAGTCGCTGGAGACGGCAAGCAAGATCGGGGCGCGCTATGCGGTAATCGTCGGCGAAAATGAGGTCAAGGCCGACGCGTTCGCGCTGAAGAAGCTCTCCACCGGCGAGCAGGTAACGGTGCCGCGAACGGAACTGCCCGGTCGAATTCAACGATAA
- a CDS encoding sel1 repeat family protein, with protein sequence MRRLTLIFAALLACVVPLSGQEPIEDRAQRLKAEDIPLLTEKANAGDLESQGLLWQAYRRGYGVPKDLAKGVPWLRKAAEQGSPRAQNELAELYRHGVGGLPQDPAEDFKWSLKAAEHGHLVAQLNVGVYYRDGIGVKQDLQQARFWLTKSAEGGFSHAQWALGKLYLEGTGVPPDRALAERWFTKALAQGHPGAMNFLARMHTGPTGVPSDPVLVFDLYRAAADRGSQFAQFELGNIYRAGYLGAPDYPQALAWYQRASSARYAPADLALGEMYEQGQGVPADFNQALSRYQRAAGFGVYRALLKLGEINRDGRNQPPDLVAAAMWFTIAGKMGGGEGQNAQQQLNARLSDAQRQMAAARTNTWIVEHPDAMRQQPGRFEFQEYTLAEYPTDWPKLPPSTPQDRAYALQLTRKLEQDPLSLDAAAGRAWLERWWWGIPDIEVRYCNFIDPPDHQPYQHSQILYYQIAFSEGAYILEQLAQPRDWPASYLAGMQGALRAYESILRQQPSDKSRWLDSLLEMRDRGDLPDAVRQLAADRGCK encoded by the coding sequence ATGCGCCGCCTGACCCTGATATTCGCTGCGCTCCTGGCTTGTGTTGTTCCTCTCTCCGGACAGGAACCCATCGAGGACCGTGCCCAGCGCCTCAAAGCGGAAGACATTCCCCTGCTCACGGAAAAGGCCAATGCCGGCGACCTGGAGTCCCAGGGGTTGCTCTGGCAGGCCTACCGCCGCGGGTACGGCGTTCCCAAGGATCTCGCCAAGGGTGTTCCCTGGCTGCGCAAGGCCGCCGAGCAGGGCAGCCCGCGCGCGCAAAATGAATTGGCCGAGCTTTACCGCCATGGAGTGGGCGGCCTGCCGCAGGACCCGGCTGAGGATTTCAAGTGGTCGCTGAAGGCTGCCGAGCACGGCCACCTCGTCGCCCAACTCAACGTCGGCGTGTATTACCGGGACGGCATTGGCGTCAAACAGGACCTGCAGCAGGCGCGCTTCTGGCTCACCAAGTCGGCCGAGGGCGGCTTCTCCCACGCGCAATGGGCTCTCGGCAAGCTCTATCTGGAAGGCACCGGCGTCCCACCCGACCGCGCCCTGGCCGAGCGCTGGTTCACCAAGGCCCTCGCTCAGGGGCATCCTGGGGCAATGAACTTTCTAGCCAGAATGCACACCGGGCCGACGGGAGTGCCTTCCGACCCTGTCCTGGTCTTCGATTTGTACCGCGCCGCGGCGGACCGGGGCTCGCAGTTTGCACAATTCGAGCTCGGCAACATCTACCGCGCCGGATATCTCGGCGCGCCCGATTATCCCCAGGCATTGGCGTGGTACCAACGGGCGTCCAGCGCCCGCTACGCACCCGCCGACCTCGCCCTCGGCGAAATGTACGAGCAAGGGCAGGGCGTACCCGCCGACTTCAACCAGGCGCTCTCGCGTTACCAGCGCGCCGCCGGTTTCGGCGTGTACCGCGCCTTGCTCAAGCTCGGCGAGATCAACCGCGACGGCCGTAACCAGCCTCCCGACCTGGTCGCCGCCGCCATGTGGTTCACTATCGCCGGCAAGATGGGCGGCGGAGAGGGCCAGAATGCGCAGCAGCAGTTAAACGCGCGCCTCTCCGACGCACAGCGCCAGATGGCCGCCGCCCGCACTAACACCTGGATAGTCGAGCATCCCGACGCCATGCGGCAGCAGCCGGGAAGATTTGAATTCCAGGAATACACCTTAGCTGAGTATCCCACCGACTGGCCCAAGCTCCCGCCTTCCACTCCCCAGGACCGCGCCTACGCTCTGCAGCTCACGCGCAAGCTCGAGCAGGACCCGCTCTCCCTCGATGCCGCCGCCGGCCGCGCCTGGCTGGAACGCTGGTGGTGGGGAATTCCGGATATCGAAGTCCGCTATTGCAATTTCATTGACCCGCCCGATCACCAGCCCTACCAGCATTCCCAGATCCTCTATTACCAGATCGCATTTTCCGAGGGCGCCTACATCCTGGAGCAGCTCGCGCAACCTCGCGATTGGCCCGCTTCGTACCTGGCCGGCATGCAGGGCGCCCTGCGCGCGTATGAATCCATTCTTCGCCAGCAGCCCTCGGATAAGTCCCGTTGGCTCGACAGCCTGCTGGAAATGCGCGACCGCGGCGATTTGCCCGACGCCGTCCGCCAGCTCGCCGCCGACCGCGGCTGCAAGTGA
- a CDS encoding type II toxin-antitoxin system HicB family antitoxin: MLLKVVVHKAEEGGSWAEVPAIPGCASQGETMDEVQANVREAVEGCLAVDVEDAKKTGHDEVIEITL; the protein is encoded by the coding sequence GTGCTGCTAAAGGTTGTGGTCCATAAAGCGGAGGAAGGCGGTTCTTGGGCGGAAGTGCCCGCCATTCCCGGATGTGCCAGCCAGGGCGAAACAATGGATGAAGTACAGGCAAATGTCCGCGAGGCGGTCGAGGGATGTCTCGCCGTCGACGTGGAGGACGCGAAGAAGACCGGCCACGATGAGGTGATCGAAATCACCCTATGA
- a CDS encoding gamma carbonic anhydrase family protein, whose translation MIRSYKGTTPRVPATAFVDDSAQLIGDVTLGQHASIWMNAVLRGDVHYIKVGAHTNVQDNSVLHGMKEQWPVEVGEWVTVGHSVTLHGCVVEDRCLIGMGAIILNGARVGKGSIIAAGTVIAENTIVEPSSLWMGVPGRFRKKLGHDDEQTIMAYAQRYLEYKESYLREKR comes from the coding sequence ATGATCCGAAGCTACAAAGGCACGACCCCGCGCGTTCCCGCCACCGCCTTCGTGGACGACTCCGCCCAACTGATCGGCGATGTCACCTTGGGCCAGCACGCCAGCATCTGGATGAACGCGGTGCTGCGCGGCGACGTCCACTACATCAAGGTCGGCGCCCACACCAACGTTCAGGACAACAGCGTGCTGCACGGCATGAAGGAGCAGTGGCCGGTGGAGGTGGGCGAGTGGGTCACCGTCGGCCACTCGGTCACGCTGCACGGCTGCGTGGTTGAAGACCGCTGCCTGATCGGCATGGGCGCCATCATCCTAAACGGCGCGCGCGTCGGTAAGGGCTCAATCATCGCCGCCGGCACGGTGATTGCCGAGAACACCATCGTTGAACCCAGCTCGTTGTGGATGGGCGTTCCCGGCCGCTTCCGCAAGAAACTTGGCCACGACGACGAGCAGACCATCATGGCCTACGCCCAGCGATATCTTGAGTACAAGGAGTCGTACCTGCGGGAGAAGAGGTAA
- a CDS encoding TonB-dependent receptor, whose amino-acid sequence MEEAQGSLRKAQGCARPAQRGSGRGRARATVFLIACALCVCLTSRAFAQDSATGAIRGIVEDAAGARMVGARVVVTDSAQGFSRATVSNDEGGFTVALLTPGEYSVRVEAPGMAPLQQAARVEVGGTVELTLRLRLQTARQTVEVAAEAGTVATETSAFSAVLNQEDISDLPLNGRRFADLALLTPNMTQDPRSLTSATNGDLSYGGIRGVYSSYLVDGSDNNNAFFAQARGRYRAPYQFSNEVVQEFRVSSNSYGAELGRAGGAVINVVTRSGSNHFHGTGFYYLRDSSFNATPAYVGFKPQDRQHQFGGTLSGPIKRNRAFFFAGFDQHVFQVPAVVQFLNGYSALMPSVNDFAYGDYPLVMATAQALSKMGGEFRSRLLGNAAFAKVDVAITPRHHLSARVNTSRYYGANNVFFDPASPITTYALSENGEENVATETASATLASALTNRLTSHFRIQLSRDLQQSFANSAYPLTRIYGVMDGFGRSSILPRATREHRLHAAEALALSGRRHSFKFGGDFLKTWVYNFFPSLFGGEYIFDDVTVDPWSFAPQTYGMRITPLRAYAHMVPHYYIQNFGTAVSHPDATEYAAFAQDTIRVTDHLALMLGLRYDFQAFRTDELVSNYYFRDSGRVPVDRNNIAPRAGFAYSIGDRRPFVIRGGYGLFYTRIPSMYTSAIETDNGDRRMHLLLTSARQEDRPLFPAYPSALLSCAPPPELLSKMTTEVSAFAHNFQTPVVQQTSLSVEKEVATRTAIGVSYLYVRGMHLIRARDVNLPPPTPVTYPLYDDSGANLLGYYVVDSFATWETTKSLTCPFPPCLGEVQRPMPQLGSVTVFESAATSIYHGLTISMRRRMHRGFGLRLAYTWAHAIDDGQDALVVGRPATVENSYAPTLERGPSTTDQRHRFVVAFTAEPRPFHRDHPTLHWMFNDWRFAGVVTAGSGRPMSARIVGDANGDGNTYNDRLPGYRRNSFTGPNYMSVNLRVARRFVVYDRWKMEFLAESFNLMNRANKRVDISEDGFLNTAANFVQSDVTVGGKQYPASFRQSRGFLSPTSAYAPRQVQFGVKVSF is encoded by the coding sequence GTGGAAGAGGCGCAAGGCTCACTCCGCAAGGCTCAAGGCTGCGCTCGACCAGCCCAGCGGGGCTCCGGGCGAGGGCGGGCGCGCGCCACCGTGTTTCTTATCGCCTGCGCTCTCTGCGTTTGCCTGACCTCTCGTGCCTTTGCCCAGGACTCGGCCACGGGCGCGATTCGCGGGATCGTCGAAGACGCAGCCGGTGCGCGCATGGTAGGGGCGCGCGTGGTCGTGACCGACTCGGCCCAAGGATTTTCGCGCGCGACGGTCAGCAATGATGAAGGCGGGTTCACCGTCGCGCTGCTCACGCCGGGGGAATATTCGGTGCGCGTGGAAGCGCCGGGCATGGCGCCGCTGCAGCAGGCCGCGCGGGTCGAGGTCGGAGGCACGGTCGAGTTAACCCTGCGGCTGCGCCTGCAAACCGCGCGCCAGACGGTGGAGGTCGCCGCCGAAGCGGGCACGGTCGCTACCGAGACCAGCGCCTTTTCCGCCGTCCTCAACCAGGAAGACATCTCCGACCTGCCGCTGAACGGGCGCCGTTTTGCCGACCTGGCGCTGCTCACCCCGAACATGACGCAAGACCCGCGCTCGCTCACCTCGGCGACCAACGGCGATCTTTCCTACGGAGGAATTCGCGGCGTTTATTCCAGTTACCTGGTGGATGGCTCCGACAACAACAACGCCTTCTTCGCGCAGGCGCGGGGGCGTTACCGCGCACCCTACCAGTTCAGCAACGAGGTGGTGCAGGAGTTCCGCGTTTCCTCGAACAGCTATGGGGCGGAACTGGGCCGGGCCGGCGGCGCGGTGATCAACGTGGTGACGCGCAGCGGCTCGAATCACTTTCACGGTACCGGGTTCTACTACTTGCGCGACAGCAGCTTCAATGCCACTCCGGCGTATGTCGGATTCAAACCCCAGGACCGGCAGCACCAGTTCGGCGGCACGCTCAGCGGCCCGATCAAGAGGAACCGGGCGTTTTTCTTCGCCGGCTTCGACCAGCACGTCTTCCAGGTGCCGGCGGTGGTGCAATTCCTGAACGGCTACTCGGCGCTGATGCCGTCGGTGAACGACTTCGCGTACGGCGATTACCCGCTGGTGATGGCCACCGCGCAGGCGCTCTCGAAGATGGGCGGGGAGTTCCGCTCGCGCCTGCTGGGCAACGCGGCGTTCGCCAAGGTGGACGTGGCGATCACGCCGCGGCATCATCTGAGCGCGCGGGTGAACACCTCGCGCTATTACGGCGCGAACAACGTCTTTTTCGATCCCGCCAGTCCGATCACGACGTACGCGCTCAGCGAGAACGGGGAAGAGAACGTGGCCACGGAGACGGCTTCCGCCACGCTCGCCAGCGCACTGACCAACCGCCTGACCAGCCACTTTCGCATCCAGCTTTCGCGCGACCTGCAGCAGTCGTTCGCCAACTCGGCCTATCCGCTGACCCGCATTTATGGCGTGATGGATGGTTTCGGGCGGTCCTCGATCTTGCCGCGCGCGACGCGCGAGCACCGCCTGCACGCAGCCGAGGCACTGGCCTTGTCCGGACGGCGGCATTCCTTCAAGTTCGGCGGCGACTTCCTCAAGACCTGGGTCTACAACTTCTTCCCTTCACTGTTCGGCGGGGAATACATTTTCGATGACGTTACGGTCGATCCCTGGAGCTTCGCGCCGCAGACCTACGGCATGCGCATCACCCCGCTGCGCGCCTACGCGCACATGGTGCCACACTACTACATCCAGAACTTCGGGACGGCCGTGTCGCATCCGGACGCCACCGAGTACGCCGCCTTTGCGCAGGACACCATCCGAGTTACCGATCATCTGGCGTTGATGCTGGGCCTGCGTTACGACTTCCAGGCATTCCGCACCGACGAACTTGTCTCAAACTACTACTTCCGCGATTCGGGACGCGTGCCGGTGGACCGCAACAACATCGCGCCGCGGGCGGGATTCGCCTATTCGATCGGCGACCGGCGCCCGTTCGTCATCCGCGGCGGCTACGGGCTGTTCTACACGCGCATCCCTTCCATGTACACCTCGGCCATCGAGACCGACAACGGCGATCGGCGCATGCACCTGCTGCTGACCAGCGCACGCCAGGAAGATCGTCCGCTGTTCCCGGCGTACCCGAGTGCGCTGCTGTCGTGCGCGCCGCCGCCGGAACTGCTGAGCAAGATGACGACCGAGGTCTCGGCCTTTGCGCACAATTTCCAGACCCCGGTGGTGCAGCAGACCAGCCTGAGCGTGGAGAAGGAGGTCGCCACTCGCACCGCCATCGGCGTGAGTTACTTGTATGTGCGCGGCATGCACCTGATCCGGGCGCGCGACGTTAACCTGCCGCCGCCCACGCCGGTCACCTACCCGCTGTATGACGATTCTGGCGCCAACCTGCTCGGCTACTACGTGGTGGATTCATTCGCGACCTGGGAGACAACGAAATCGCTGACCTGCCCGTTTCCGCCGTGCTTGGGCGAAGTGCAGCGCCCTATGCCGCAGCTTGGCTCGGTGACGGTCTTCGAGAGCGCGGCCACCAGCATCTATCACGGGCTCACCATCTCGATGCGCCGGCGCATGCATCGTGGATTCGGGTTACGCTTGGCCTACACCTGGGCGCACGCCATCGATGACGGACAGGACGCGCTGGTCGTCGGTCGCCCGGCGACGGTGGAGAACTCCTACGCGCCAACCCTGGAGCGCGGGCCGAGCACTACCGACCAGCGCCATCGTTTTGTGGTGGCATTCACGGCGGAGCCACGGCCGTTCCATCGCGACCACCCCACTTTGCATTGGATGTTCAATGACTGGCGCTTCGCCGGCGTGGTCACCGCCGGCAGCGGGCGTCCGATGAGCGCACGCATCGTCGGCGATGCCAATGGGGACGGCAATACCTACAACGACCGCCTGCCGGGGTATCGCCGGAATTCCTTTACTGGGCCGAATTACATGAGCGTAAACCTCCGTGTGGCGAGACGGTTCGTGGTATACGACCGCTGGAAGATGGAGTTTCTGGCGGAGAGCTTCAATTTGATGAACCGGGCCAATAAGAGGGTGGACATTAGCGAGGACGGATTCTTGAATACTGCGGCGAACTTTGTGCAGAGCGATGTCACTGTGGGAGGAAAGCAATATCCGGCTTCGTTTCGTCAGTCGCGCGGATTTCTTTCCCCAACCAGCGCTTATGCGCCGAGGCAGGTGCAGTTTGGGGTGAAAGTCAGCTTTTAG
- the rpsU gene encoding 30S ribosomal protein S21 — protein MAEVRIQEGESLENALRRFKRKVQQEDIIKEVKRHSFYLKPGEKKRAKEALARKRSRKKARKEQE, from the coding sequence TTGGCCGAAGTTCGCATACAGGAAGGCGAATCGTTAGAAAACGCCCTACGGCGATTCAAGCGCAAGGTCCAGCAGGAGGACATCATCAAGGAGGTTAAGCGGCACTCCTTCTACCTCAAGCCGGGCGAGAAGAAGCGCGCCAAGGAGGCTCTGGCACGTAAGCGGAGCCGGAAGAAGGCGCGTAAGGAGCAGGAATAA
- a CDS encoding zinc-ribbon domain containing protein produces the protein MEFQDKILKCIDCGAEFVFTAGEQLFFHDKQFKNEPKRCKPCKAKRAGMLGTATPGSYPKVETRTVCSQCGKETTVPFKPTQGRPVFCRECFQSKRSSAASA, from the coding sequence ATGGAATTCCAGGACAAGATTCTCAAGTGCATCGACTGCGGTGCCGAGTTCGTGTTCACGGCGGGGGAGCAGTTGTTCTTCCACGACAAGCAGTTCAAGAACGAACCCAAGCGTTGCAAGCCGTGCAAGGCAAAACGCGCCGGCATGCTGGGTACGGCCACGCCAGGTAGCTATCCCAAGGTGGAGACCCGGACCGTCTGTTCGCAGTGCGGAAAAGAAACCACGGTGCCGTTTAAACCGACGCAGGGACGCCCGGTATTTTGCCGGGAATGTTTTCAGTCGAAGCGGAGTTCAGCAGCCAGCGCCTGA
- a CDS encoding response regulator: MKRRILLVDDELAILLTLKAILEINGFEVETASSGGEAMQKLEGAVYHMVITDMSMETETAGYDVIRAAQQKPYNPATSILTAYPSLGSDWKSQGAQSLLVKPVNTQDLLRQIEALLITHEDQKRASAPATNRAASSARTTRNQVKKAG, encoded by the coding sequence ATGAAACGCCGCATTCTGTTGGTGGATGATGAACTCGCCATACTGCTCACCCTCAAAGCCATCCTGGAAATTAACGGCTTCGAAGTGGAGACCGCCTCCTCGGGAGGCGAGGCGATGCAGAAGCTGGAGGGCGCCGTCTATCATATGGTCATCACCGACATGAGCATGGAAACCGAGACTGCCGGCTATGACGTGATCCGCGCCGCCCAGCAGAAACCCTACAATCCCGCCACCTCTATCCTCACCGCGTATCCCTCCCTGGGCAGCGACTGGAAGAGCCAGGGCGCGCAATCGCTGCTGGTCAAACCGGTGAACACGCAGGATCTGCTGCGGCAGATTGAAGCGCTGCTGATAACGCACGAAGACCAGAAGCGCGCCAGCGCCCCCGCCACCAACCGAGCCGCATCATCCGCGCGAACGACGCGCAACCAAGTCAAAAAGGCCGGCTAA
- the mtaB gene encoding tRNA (N(6)-L-threonylcarbamoyladenosine(37)-C(2))-methylthiotransferase MtaB → MTSYHVENFGCRATQADGAAIERQLRERGLGRADGPLCADVVVLNSCTVTASADQDVRAAIRRIHRKNPACKILLTGCYAQRAPEELAALPGVSWVVGNSHKQHVGDVVCGADGFVPWQEISPAEDRTIAPMMVGDIFAHTQLLAAPVFDGGADKTRPNLKVQDGCDNRCSFCIIPSVRGASRSLPTDEVVAQVGALVDAGFRELVISGINLGRWGRDFDTPDRFANLVRAIVQRTELEKLRISSVEPMDWTEELIELAAGCQRIAQHAHVPMQSGSDRVLRAMHRKYRPWHYAEKIRRIRDAMPAAAIGADVMVGFPGESDADFQATRHMIDALPLTYLHVFTYSSRPGTRSAAMPNQVPVQMARERNRILRELAAEKKRAFMESFIGRDLPAITLRVGDAESTEALTDNYLPIRLSGRHDANHWVAAAVRQVNGEELVGSVL, encoded by the coding sequence GTGACCAGCTACCACGTGGAAAACTTCGGCTGTCGCGCCACGCAGGCCGATGGCGCCGCCATCGAACGACAGCTTCGCGAGCGCGGCCTGGGGCGTGCCGATGGCCCGCTGTGCGCCGATGTGGTGGTGTTGAACTCCTGCACCGTGACGGCGTCGGCGGACCAGGACGTGCGCGCCGCGATCCGCAGGATCCATCGCAAGAATCCCGCCTGCAAAATCCTGCTCACCGGCTGCTATGCGCAGCGCGCCCCCGAAGAACTGGCGGCGCTGCCGGGCGTGAGCTGGGTGGTCGGAAACTCGCACAAACAGCACGTCGGCGACGTGGTATGCGGCGCCGACGGGTTCGTGCCGTGGCAGGAGATTTCGCCGGCGGAGGACAGGACGATCGCGCCGATGATGGTCGGCGACATCTTCGCGCACACCCAACTGCTGGCGGCGCCGGTGTTCGATGGCGGCGCGGACAAGACGCGTCCCAACTTGAAAGTGCAGGACGGCTGCGACAACCGCTGCTCGTTCTGCATTATTCCCTCGGTGCGCGGGGCCAGCCGGTCGCTGCCCACCGACGAAGTCGTGGCGCAAGTTGGCGCATTGGTGGACGCAGGATTTCGCGAGTTGGTGATCTCCGGCATCAACCTGGGGCGGTGGGGACGCGATTTCGACACCCCCGACCGCTTCGCCAACCTGGTGCGTGCCATCGTGCAGCGCACCGAGTTGGAGAAGCTGCGCATCAGTTCGGTCGAGCCGATGGACTGGACCGAGGAACTGATCGAGCTGGCCGCGGGCTGCCAGCGCATTGCCCAGCATGCCCACGTGCCCATGCAGTCTGGCAGCGACCGCGTCTTGCGCGCCATGCACCGCAAGTACCGGCCGTGGCACTACGCGGAAAAAATCCGGCGCATCCGCGACGCCATGCCGGCGGCGGCCATCGGCGCCGACGTGATGGTCGGTTTTCCCGGCGAGAGCGACGCAGATTTTCAAGCCACGCGGCATATGATCGATGCCCTGCCGCTTACCTATCTGCACGTGTTCACGTATTCCTCGCGTCCGGGGACGCGCTCGGCGGCCATGCCCAACCAGGTGCCGGTGCAGATGGCGCGCGAACGCAACCGCATCCTGCGCGAACTGGCGGCGGAAAAGAAGCGCGCGTTCATGGAGTCATTTATCGGACGCGATTTGCCGGCGATCACGCTGCGCGTGGGTGACGCGGAATCGACCGAGGCGCTCACCGACAACTATCTGCCGATAAGATTGTCCGGACGTCACGACGCCAATCACTGGGTCGCGGCCGCGGTGCGGCAGGTGAACGGGGAGGAGCTTGTCGGATCAGTGCTTTGA
- a CDS encoding LuxR C-terminal-related transcriptional regulator has translation MDAPSCRDAAIAALKEYRYSPQGIPSVCVQEENGERHDIILSGFPYFLITDRENEVLRLLAMGYDNAAIAAELHLTERTVKNRLGRLMQKVGVRNRVQLVVAAAEADAGHRAQQRDMSRYRAALDALGPKRKSIAALVRNGLTNRDIAQALGNTEGTIKGYLTDIYDALGVSTRLELANWMVSLGLDADEASDLANGWQGIDVTAASLEEGRRTRGNFKALIRQAPPRSPAAPRPRPSDWRRDVRTILSADSCR, from the coding sequence GTGGACGCCCCGAGTTGCCGGGACGCGGCCATTGCCGCGTTAAAGGAATATCGATACAGCCCACAAGGCATTCCGAGCGTCTGCGTGCAGGAGGAAAACGGCGAACGGCACGACATCATTCTCTCCGGATTTCCTTATTTTCTGATTACCGACCGCGAGAATGAAGTCCTTCGCTTGCTGGCCATGGGATACGACAACGCTGCCATCGCCGCCGAACTCCACCTCACCGAGCGCACCGTGAAGAACCGCCTCGGCAGGTTGATGCAGAAAGTCGGCGTCCGCAACCGCGTGCAACTCGTTGTCGCCGCAGCCGAGGCCGATGCCGGCCACCGAGCGCAACAACGCGACATGTCCCGTTACCGGGCCGCGCTCGATGCCCTGGGGCCCAAGCGCAAGAGCATTGCGGCGCTGGTGCGCAACGGCCTGACCAACCGCGACATCGCGCAAGCGCTCGGCAACACCGAGGGCACCATCAAGGGATACCTGACGGATATCTACGATGCGCTCGGGGTCTCCACTCGCTTGGAACTGGCCAACTGGATGGTGTCGCTGGGGCTCGATGCCGATGAGGCATCGGATCTCGCAAACGGTTGGCAAGGTATTGATGTAACTGCCGCAAGCCTGGAGGAGGGCAGGAGGACACGTGGAAATTTCAAAGCACTGATCCGACAAGCTCCTCCCCGTTCACCTGCCGCACCGCGGCCGCGACCCAGTGATTGGCGTCGTGACGTCCGGACAATCTTATCGGCAGATAGTTGTCGGTGA